In Brienomyrus brachyistius isolate T26 chromosome 3, BBRACH_0.4, whole genome shotgun sequence, the following proteins share a genomic window:
- the LOC125738502 gene encoding LOW QUALITY PROTEIN: bromodomain-containing protein 1-like (The sequence of the model RefSeq protein was modified relative to this genomic sequence to represent the inferred CDS: deleted 1 base in 1 codon): MMKRKAKLQRTPVSRRAASPIKPSPNRETLTYAQAQRMVELEIDGRVHRISIFDKLEIISDDDATAQEIVECNSNKENTEKPQQALVRSVRLKNSQQKKSAALTATPSIQAPGGTLKEPKIRTVEYNLPVVPRRPTTYYTYVEKTPEELDEEVEYDMDEEDYAWLDLINEKRRGEGFSPVSHNVFEFLMDRLEKESFLESHGHREPLIDEDAVCCICMDGECQNSNVILFCDMCNMAVHQECYGVPYVPEGQWLCRLCLQSPSQPVDCILCPNKGGALKKTDDDRWGHVVCALWVPEVGFSDTVFIEPIDGVKNIPPARWKLTCYLCKEKGVGACIQCHRANCYMAFHVSCAQKAGLYMKMEPVKGAESDGGTATFTVKKTAYCEAHTPSGCVRRPLTIYEDRKTKNGLCRESRMAGSVRLKGTQKKKKTKKSAPKPTAAVPALSVPSISPQRLNTILNQVSIQKKKVFVERVLSYWMLKRQSRNGLPLLRRLQSGPLAQKAAQSRDTEKGNQVLKEQLKDWHRLRHDLERARLLLELIRKREKLKREEIKLQQTALEVQLTPFAILLRSVLDQLQERDPAKIFAQPVSIKEVPDYLDHIKHPMDFSTMRKRINAQGYRSLEEFEADFNLIVSNCMKYNAKDTVFYRAAVRLRDQGGAVLRKTRRHAERVGFDYASGLHLPEPPKVELQATFSWDDVDRLLSPVTREHMSLNEQLKELLEMLDLTRSIKSCPSRSRRLKLLKKTIADVRNEISLREAAEPAGLELDPAGRAVEDDGDKSQPPKLEPSDSLPPPNSNGDSEPPTLRPVHPTPDGRSQKHVKFGARNCDGPPPGEVLNGHPPDPMLPDGDIGTAGAPMPAEAPCTVNRRTSVLFRKSKSMSPQKPAKAGDGQQGAPQLGTKTFLSVVLPRLETLLQPRKRTRSASGESEADEPSPVKRFDAGLSNGFVVDQERAPVPSRQLDRRRRCASESSISSSGSLPCSASSFTLQSKCGKSKPALVRRNTVDDNRQLVGCSEGGGVGQSAKASAEVGSSNVWIPASAATLVLEPLKLVWAKCSGYPSYPALIIDPKMVRGGCHHNGVSIPTPPQDVLRAGERMQYRSEEKLFLVLFFDNKRSWQWLPKSKMAPLGVDKTTDMVKLMEGRTSSIRKAVHKAFGRATGGMLPTC; encoded by the exons ATGATGAAGAGAAAAGCCAAGCTCCAGCGGACTCCCGTGTCCAGACGCGCGGCCTCCCCCATCAAGCCATCGCCCAACCGCGAGACGCTGACATACGCTCAAGCGCAGCGCATGGTAGAGTTGGAGATCGATGGCCGCGTCCACAGGATCAGCATCTTCGACAAGCTGGAGATCATCTCGGACGACGACGCCACCGCCCAGGAGATCGTCGAGTGCAACAGCAACAAGGAGAATACGGAGAAGCCGCAGCAGGCCCTCGTACGGTCCGTCAGGCTGAAGAACAGCCAGCAGAAGAAGAGCGCCGCCCTCACCGCTACGCCGAGCATCCAGGCCCCGGGAGGGACCCTGAAGGAGCCTAAGATCCGCACGGTGGAGTACAACCTCCCTGTGGTGCCCCGCCGGCCTACCACCTACTACACGTACGTGGAGAAgaccccggaggagctggatgaggAGGTGGAGTACGACATGGACGAGGAGGACTACGCATGGCTGGACCTCATCAACGAGAAGAGGCGCGGCGAAGGTTTCAGCCCGGTGTCGCACAACGTCTTCGAGTTTCTCATGGACCGGCTAGAGAAGGAGTCGTTCCTGGAGAGCCACGGCCACAGGGAGCCGCTGATCGATGAGGACGCCGTGTGCTGCATCTGCATGGACGGCGAGTGCCAGAACAGCAACGTCATCCTCTTCTGTGACATGTGCAACATGGCCGTGCACCAGGAGTGCTACGGCGTGCCCTACGTGCCCGAGGGCCAATGGCTGTGCCGCCTGTGCCTGCAGTCGCCCTCGCAGCCCGTCGACTGCATCCTGTGCCCCAACAAGGGTGGCGCCCTCAAAAAGACCGACGACGACCGCTGGGGTCACGTGGTCTGTGCACTCTGGGTCCCCGAGGTGGGATTCTCCGACACGGTTTTCATTGAGCCCATCGATGGCGTGAAGAACATCCCTCCCGCACGCTGGAAGCTCACCTGCTACCTCTGCAAGGAGAAGGGTGTGGGGGCCTGCATACAGTGCCACAGGGCCAATTGTTACATGGCCTTCCATGTCAGCTGTGCGCAGAAGGCCGGCCTTTACATGAAAATGGAGCCTGTGAAGGGGGCAGAGTCTGATGGCGGCACTGCCACCTTCACGGTGAAGAAGACGGCCTACTGTGAGGCGCACACCCCCTCCGGCTGTGTCAGGAGGCCCCTGACCATCTACGAAGACCGCAAAACCAAAAACGGGCTCTGCCGGGAGAGCAGAATGGCCGGGAGTGTGAGGTTGAAAGGAActcagaagaagaagaagaccaAGAAAAGTGCACCCAAACCTACGGCAGCTGTCCCTGCACTTTCAGTGCCTAGCATTTCACCCCAAAG ATTAAACACAATCCTGAATCAGGTTTCCATCCAGAAGAAGAAGGTGTTTGTGGAGAGGGTCTTGAGCTACTGGATGTTGAAGAGGCAGTCTCGAAACGGGCTGCCGCTTCTCCGCAGACTGCAGTCCGGCCCACTGGCCCAGAAGGCCGCGCAGTCG agggaCACTGAGAAGGGGAACCAGGTGCTGAAGGAGCAGTTGAAGGACTGGCACCGACTTCGCCACGATCTGGAACGAGCCCGGCTACTGCTGGAGCTCATTCGGAAGCGGGAGAAGCTCAAGAGGGAGGAG ATAAAGCTCCAGCAGACAGCCCTGGAGGTTCAGCTCACTCCGTTTGCCATCCTGCTGCGCTCTGTCCTGGATCAGCTCCAGGAGAGAGACCCCGCCAAGATCTTCGCCCAGCCCGTCAGCATCAAGGAG GTGCCAGACTACCTCGACCACATCAAGCACCCCATGGACTTCTCCACCATGAGGAAGCGCATTAACGCACAGGGCTATAGGAGCCTGGAGGAGTTCGAAGCCGACTTCAACCTCATCGTGTCCAACTGCATGAAGTACAATGCCAAGGACACCGTCTTCTACCGGGCCGCGGTGCGGCTCCGCGACCAGGGCGGGGCCGTGCTCAGGAAGACACGCCGGCATGCGGAACGTGTCGGTTTCGACTATGCCAGCGGGCTACACCTCCCAGAACCGCCCAAGGTGGAGCTGCAAGCAACGTTCTCCTGGGATGACG TGGACCGGCTACTGAGCCCGGTGACTCGGGAGCACATGTCCCTGAACGAGCAGCTGAAGGAACTCCTGGAGATGCTGGACTTGACGCGCTCTATCAAATCGTGCCCATCTCGCAGTCGGCGCCTAAAGCTACTGAAGAAGACTATCGCTGATGTGCGCAACGAAATCAGCCTCAGGGAAGCCGCGGAGCCGGCAGGGTTGGAGCTGGACCCGGCGGGCCGGGCTGTGGAGGATGATG GGGACAAGTCCCAGCCCCCGAAGCTGGAGCCGTCCGACTCACTGCCCCCCCCGAACTCAAATGGTGACTCGGAGCCGCCCACGCTCAGGCCCGTCCACCCCACCCCTGATGGCAGGAGTCAGAAACATGTGAAGTTTGGCGCGCGAAACTGTGACGGCCCGCCCCCCGGGGAGGTGCTCAACGGCCACCCCCCTGACCCAATGCTCCCAGACGGCGACATCGGCACAGCGGGGGCGCCCATGCCGGCTGAAGCCCCCTGTACCGTCAACCGCCGCACCTCCGTGCTTTTCAGGAAGTCCAAAAGCATGAGCCCGCAGAAGCCGGCGAAGGCTGGtgatggccagcagggggcgccacagcTGGGGACCAAGACCTTCCTGTCTGTAGTGCTTCCCCGCCTAGAGACCCTCCTGCAGCCCAGAAAGCGGACGCGCAGCGCCAGCGGCGAGAGCGAGGCCGACGAGCCCTCCCCCGTGAAACGCTTCGACGCAG GGCTGTCTAACGGCTTTGTCGTCGACCAGGAGAGGGCGCCGGTGCCCAGCAGGCAGCTGGACCGTCGACGCAGGTGTGCCTCTGAGTCCAGCATCTCCTCTAGCGGCAGTTTGCCGTGTAGCGCCAG CAGTTTCACTCTCCAGTCAAAGTGCGGCAAGAGCAAACCGGCGCTGGTACGGAGGAACACAGTGGACGACAACAGGCAGCTGGTGGGCTGCAGCGAGGGTGGCGGCGTGGGTCAGAGCGCCAAGGCGTCTGCCG AAGTTGGCAGCAGCAATGTTTGGATTCCTGCTAGCGCTGCGACACTTGTACTGGAACCTCTAAAACTAGTT TGGGCAAAATGTAGTGGATATCCCTCCTACCCTGCCTtg ATAATAGACCCCAAGATGGTGCGGGGGGGCTGCCATCACAATGGAGTTTCCATCCCAACACCCCCACAGGACGTGCTCCGGGCCGGAGAGCGGATGCAGTACAGGTCCGAAGAGAAACTCTTCCTCGTCCTCTTCTTCGACAACAAGCGCAGTTG GCAATGGCTTCCTAAATCAAAGATGGCTCCGCTAGGAGTCGACAAGACCACGGACATGGTGAAGCTGATGGAGGGTCGTACATCCAGCATCCGCAAGGCCGTCCACAAGGCCTTCGGACGAGCCACGGGAGGGATGCTGCCTACCTGCTGA
- the LOC125738501 gene encoding zinc finger BED domain-containing protein 4-like encodes MDGEEGLSHSSDDGGPEQSDSVEKDKKLEAKGTCLKIEGQDGYVFKSYSINPQTADAKSISGSSKSLGKKLSLESSSTKRTPKVKSSQVYEQVSEPSAGPEQPFPGDSHENLEDSPNSPASTNMRQSTDLLSKTEKRNKPPEAEKNLHIKEEPNALDEGIQEDEILAFDNTVGHFATRDNDYSSLLSGTLYDVAMDAVTQSLLSSRRNSVTPRKKSPAWNHFFISPRDGTKAICMYCLKEFSRGKNEKDLSTSCLMRHVRRAHPTALLQESEFPSGSFTSSLSSSLIAPMNSPNKRELAAIETPAAPKSISISASSSDVTEAVPKEVPPVAPKSDKCTKNNGAASSVHSSANHAEDAMDGLSERVHATSKSSNSRRRSAVWKHFYLSPADSSKAVCIHCMNEFSRGKNGKDLGTSCLIRHMWRAHRDIVVEENSRGSNIPPPYTAPPTLLPRFSLQDVGEMRKEPSVSSSPETMSDEVPSNFTQSVDMKEDSNDASYQSGQEQESSVDVSVGQKGDKDLPLSSSPDDSSEGPSLVQNLSSVFQQNKKIMKRVKSEVWHHFIVSPVDQLKALCRYCPCVISRGKRGDFGTSCLMRHLMRRHSDVLKEQNSTYGKMSSPHSPYATLATPEAPSSKASSDPTEKKPQTLPVFSKRTSKLWNHFSISAMDSTKVVCLHCNRIISRGKKTTNLGTSCLFRHMQRFHGSVLESNGSISGVVPSAHTKVKQELMDTSSYEENEERFDEYHPVAKQITRLVSEMLALDLQPSALVENVGLNRLLEYLQPQYSVPSPSYFTCTAIPEMYERVKEVVGTHMKEAEGEIVHFTASIWVSSQTREYFILTAHWVTYESCVRPQGQDFHCSALLGVSQIDCDYDVSSIQKQLEYLWDTWITSSGLKIGYVVTDNPSLRNALDDSSHATVQCFGHAIDLIVSESLKSQRMVQNLLSIARKICERLHRSAKAKDKLAELQKLHQLPENQLVQDIPSKWKTSFYMLERLVEQKKAINEMSIECNFRELISYDQWEVVQSICNALKPFEVASREMSNRAATLGQVIPLIHILNRKIDLLFEETMGIDNMLKSLKEAMVSQMSSTLHDPRYMWATMLDPRYKTTLFSVEEAELCKQDLIRELEESLSTSAETKSFLSNGCSDAPATSSSTRSNKDNPWALMDDIRNKIKQEEPPKSSELAVLEYLEEEILDQSCDPLDYWNLKKFLWPDLAKVAVRYVGCPPTIVPAETLLSTASTNFALNQSRPLLENLEKLMFLKVNLPLIYFQY; translated from the coding sequence ATGGACGGTGAGGAAGGCCTCTCACACAGCAGTGATGATGGAGGCCCGGAACAAAGTGACTCTGTGGAAAAAGACAAAAAACTAGAGGCCAAGGGAACCTGCCTGAAAATCGAGGGCCAAGATGGTTACGTGTTCAAGTCGTACAGCATTAATCCCCAGACTGCGGATGCAAAGTCCATCTCTGGGTCTTCAAAGTCACTTGGTAAAAAATTGTCCTTGGAGTCCTCTTCTACTAAGAGGACACCAAAAGTAAAGTCTTCTCAGGTTTATGAACAAGTGTCAGAACCCTCAGCAGGACCTGAACAGCCATTTCCTGGAGACAGCCATGAGAATCTGGAGGATTCCCCAAACTCTCCAGCCTCTACCAATATGAGGCAAAGTACTGACCTTTTGTCCAAGACGGAAAAGAGAAATAAACCTCCAGAAGCTGAAAAAAACCTACATATCAAAGAGGAACCAAATGCTTTGGATGAGGGCATCCAAGAAGATGAAATTCTCGCCTTTGATAACACAGTAGGACATTTCGCTACCAGAGATAATGATTACAGTAGCTTGCTCAGCGGCACGCTCTACGATGTGGCAATGGATGCGGTGACACAAAGCCTCCTGTCCTCCAGGAGAAATTCAGTTACTCCTCGAAAAAAGTCCCCTGCTTGGAACCATTTTTTCATATCGCCTCGAGATGGCACCAAGGCAATATGCATGTACTGTCTGAAAGAGTTTAGTCGAGGCAAGAACGAAAAAGACCTTAGCACCAGTTGCCTGATGCGACACGTGCGACGGGCTCACCCCACTGCACTGTTGCAGGAGAGTGAGTTCCCCTCTGGCAGTTTCACCAGCTCTCTTTCTTCCTCTTTAATAGCGCCCATGAACTCGCCAAATAAAAGGGAACTGGCAGCTATAGAAACTCCGGCAGCGCCGAAAAGTATCTCCATATCTGCCTCTTCTTCGGACGTCACAGAGGCCGTACCCAAAGAAGTTCCCCCAGTAGCACCAAAATCAGATAAGTGCACCAAAAACAATGGTGCGGCTTCCTCGGTACATTCCAGTGCAAACCATGCCGAGGATGCGATGGACGGTCTGTCGGAACGTGTTCACGCGACCTCCAAAAGCTCAAATTCCCGGAGAAGGTCTGCAGTATGGAAACACTTTTACCTGTCGCCGGCGGACAGCTCGAAGGCAGTGTGCATACACTGCATGAATGAGTTCAGTCGAGGAAAGAACGGGAAAGACCTGGGGACAAGCTGTCTGATTCGACACATGTGGCGGGCCCACAGAGACATTGTTGTAGAAGAAAATAGTCGAGGCTCAAACATTCCACCTCCATATACCGCTCCGCCCACTCTTTTGCCGCGTTTTTCTTTGCAGGACGTGGGTGAGATGAGAAAAGAACCTTCTGTGTCTTCCTCCCCTGAAACTATGTCTGATGAGGTGCCCTCAAATTTCACACAGAGCGTTGACATGAAAGAGGACTCAAACGATGCATCATATCAGTCAGGCCAAGAGCAAGAGTCTTCAGTTGATGTGTCAGTTGGGCAAAAAGGTGACAAAGATCTgccactgagctcctcaccagaTGATAGTTCAGAAGGTCCGAGTCTCGTTCAAAATCTCAGTTCTGTTTtccagcaaaacaaaaaaatcatgaaACGGGTGAAATCGGAGGTCTGGCACCATTTCATCGTCTCTCCAGTCGACCAGCTAAAAGCGCTGTGTCGATACTGCCCATGCGTTATCAGCAGAGGGAAACGTGGGGACTTTGGAACGAGTTGTTTGATGAGACACCTGATGAGGCGCCATTCTGATGTCCTCAAAGAGCAAAACAGTACATATGGCAAAATGTCCTCGCCTCATTCTCCATATGCCACCCTTGCGACTCCTGAAGCACCATCCTCTAAAGCCAGCAGCGATCCCACCGAGAAGAAGCCACAGACATTGCCCGTTTTTAGCAAAAGGACTTCAAAGTTATGGAATCATTTTTCTATTTCTGCCATGGATTCCACAAAAGTGGTTTGTTTGCACTGTAACCGCATTATAAGCAGGGGGAAGAAGACCACAAACCTTGGcaccagctgcttattcaggcACATGCAGAGATTTCACGGCAGCGTTCTCGAAAGTAACGGCAGTATCTCAGGTGTTGTCCCCTCTGCTCACACCAAGGTGAAACAAGAACTCATGGACACCTCCTCATATGAGGAAAACGAGGAAAGGTTTGACGAGTACCACCCGGTGGCCAAACAAATCACCAGGCTCGTTTCAGAAATGCTGGCATTAGACCTTCAGCCCTCAGCCCTGGTTGAGAATGTTGGATTGAACCGATTGCTGGAATACCTTCAGCCACAGTACTCTGTGCCCTCTCCATCTTATTTCACATGCACCGCCATACCAGAAATGTATGAGAGGGTGAAAGAGGTTGTTGGCACACATATGAAAGAAGCTGAGGGAGAGATTGTCCATTTCACCGCAAGCATCTGGGTTAGCAGCCAGACTCGAGAATACTTTATTTTGACCGCACATTGGGTGACTTACGAGTCGTGCGTTCGACCTCAGGGCCAGGATTTCCACTGCTCTGCCCTCCTCGGTGTCTCTCAGATTGACTGTGACTATGATGTGTCAAGCATCCAGAAGCAGCTTGAGTACCTCTGGGACACGTGGATCACCTCTTCAGGTCTGAAAATCGGGTACGTTGTGACGGATAACCCGAGCCTTAGGAATGCACTGGATGACAGCAGCCATGCTACGGTGCAGTGTTTTGGCCATGCCATTGACCTCATTGTAAGTGAATCCCTGAAGAGCCAAAGGATGGTTCAGAACCTGCTGAGCATCGCCCGAAAGATCTGCGAGCGTCTCCATCGCTCAGCAAAGGCTAAGGATAAGCTGGCTGAGTTACAGAAATTGCACCAGTTACCAGAGAACCAGCTGGTTCAGGATATTCCCTCCAAATGGAAAACGTCCTTTTACATGCTGGAGCGGCTAGTGGAACAAAAGAAGGCAATTAACGAAATGTCTATTGAGTGTAACTTCAGGGAACTGATCAGCTATGACCAGTGGGAGGTGGTACAGTCCATATGCAATGCTTTAAAGCCTTTCGAGGTGGCCAGCAGGGAGATGAGCAATCGGGCAGCCACCCTCGGGCAGGTCATACCGCTCATTCACATCCTCAACCGGAAGATCGACTTGCTCTTCGAAGAGACCATGGGCATCGACAATATGCTCAAGTCCCTGAAGGAAGCCATGGTCAGCCAGATGTCTTCGACACTTCATGACCCGAGGTACATGTGGGCCACAATGCTGGACCCTCGGTACAAAACAACCCTGTTCTCAGTggaggaggcggagctgtgcAAGCAAGACCTCATCCGGGAACTTGAGGAGTCACTATCTACCTCAGCTGAGACCAAGAGTTTCCTTTCAAATGGATGCAGCGATGCCCCTGCTACATCCAGCAGCACTCGTTCAAACAAGGACAACCCCTGGGCCCTCATGGATGACATCAGGAATAAAATCAAGCAGGAAGAACCACCGAAATCCTCAGAACTGGCAGTGTTGGAGTACCTAGAGGAAGAAATACTCGATCAAAGCTGTGATCCTCTCGATTACTGGAACCTGAAGAAGTTCCTGTGGCCAGACCTTGCCAAAGTGGCGGTCCGCTATGTGGGCTGCCCACCTACCATTGTCCCGGCAGAGACCCTGCTCAGCACAGCTAGCACAAATTTTGCTCTGAATCAATCCAGGCCTTTGCTGGAAAACCTGGAGAAGCTGATGTTTCTAAAGGTCAACCTTCCCCTGATTTACTTTCAGTACTGA